Within the Flavobacterium sp. CG_23.5 genome, the region TGAAGACCTAAAAGTATTACAGGGTAATTATGTTAAAGTGACTTATGTGGAACGGTATAAAACGTTTTCATGGTGGGGAGATACGCGCTATTTTATCACCTCAGTAGAAAAGGAAGTTTCACCTTTCAATCAAAAATAAACACCGATGAATACTACTTTTAAAACGGTGGCCTCCTCTAATATTAGCATTTCAGAATTGATGTTGCCATCTCATACTAATTTTAGTGGCAAGATTCATGGTGGTTATATCTTATCATTATTAGATCAAATTGCTTTTGCCTGCGCCTCAAAGTTTTCAGGAAATTATTGCGTAACGGCATCGGTAGATACGGTAAATTTTCTAAAACCGATTGAAGTGGGGGAACTGGTAACTATGAAAGCCAGTGTGAATTATGTGGGTAACAGTTCTATGATTATTGGCATTCGAGTAGAAGCCGAAAATATTCAAACCGGAAAAATAAAACATTGTAATTCCTCGTACTTTACAATGGTATCCAAAGATAAAGAAGGCAAAAGTATGCCTGTCCCAGGTTTAATTATTTCTAATCTAAACGAAGTAAGGCGATTTCATAATTGCTTAAAATTGATAGCATTAAAAAAAGAAAGCGATTATCATGAAGAAGTATTTGATTACAGCTCTAAAGAAAGCTTGGAAAGTTTAGAAAAATACAATGTTTTGCTAGAATTAAAAAAGGCATAATAATTTTTTTTGATCTAAATAGTAAAATTAAAAAGAAAGGAATAAACCAATATACTTTTTTCAAAAATGGGAATAAAATATAGATTTAAATCAAATAATTTCTTCCAATTTAATGAACTTTTTCGCCGTTTTTTTCGTAACTTTAAGATAACTATAACTCATCTAAATCATGAAAAAATCTACCCTCCTTTTCTTGATTTTTGTATCTATTACAACCTTGGCCCAAGAAAAAT harbors:
- a CDS encoding acyl-CoA thioesterase; this encodes MNTTFKTVASSNISISELMLPSHTNFSGKIHGGYILSLLDQIAFACASKFSGNYCVTASVDTVNFLKPIEVGELVTMKASVNYVGNSSMIIGIRVEAENIQTGKIKHCNSSYFTMVSKDKEGKSMPVPGLIISNLNEVRRFHNCLKLIALKKESDYHEEVFDYSSKESLESLEKYNVLLELKKA